In Sphaerisporangium krabiense, the DNA window GGTGCCGGCGGTCTTCGTCGCCGGGGACGACGTGCTGAAGGGTCTCCCCGGCACCCTCACCGTCCTCGCCGACGCGGGCTACGACGACGTCGAGTCCCTGCGCTGGCTCTTCACGCCCGACGACTCCCTGCCGGGGGCGCCGGTCGAGGCGATCGTCGCGGGCCGGCACACCGAGGTGAAGCGGCGTGCCCAAGCGCTCGCTTTCTGACGCGCGGCTCTACCTCTGCACCGACGGCCGCCGGCGCCAGGGCGATCTGGAGGACTTCCTGGACGCCGTGCTCGCCGGCGGGGTGGACATCGTCCAGCTCCGCGAGAAGGGCCTGGAGGCCCGCGAGGAGATCGCGCTGCTGGAGGTCTTCCGCGACGCCTGCGACCGGCACGGGGCCCTGCTGGCGGTCAACGACCGCGCCGACATCGCCTACGCCGCCCGCCCCGACGTGCTCCACCTCGGGCAGGACGACCTGCCCGTGCCCGTGGCGCGCGCCATCCTCGGGCCGGACGTCCTCATCGGGCGGTCCACGCACAGCGACGCCGAGGCGTCGGCGGCGGCCGTCGAGCCGGGCGTCGACTACTTCTGCTGCGGGCCGATCTGGCCCACGCCGACCAAGCCCGGGCGTCCCGCGCCCGGGCCCGGCCTGCTGAAGCACGCGGCCTCGCTGGACACGGCACGGCCCTGGTTCGGCATCGGCGGCATCGGCCTGGACACGCTGGACGAGGTGCTCTCCTCCGGCGTGTCACGGGTCGTGGTCGTGCGGGCGATCACCGAGGCCGGCGATCCCGGCGCGGCGGCGGCGGAGTTCGCGCGGCGGCTGCGGGCGTCCTGACGCCCGGGGCCCTACGGCTCGGCCCCGGTGCGCGGTCGCGGCTCAGCTCCGGCGTGCCGTCGCGGCGACGGCCAGT includes these proteins:
- a CDS encoding Rv2175c family DNA-binding protein yields the protein MTLSVAQIDRETDQLVGEWLPLSEVGVRLGLSSGRAKQLLKDKKLIGVRRGGPEPEVPAVFVAGDDVLKGLPGTLTVLADAGYDDVESLRWLFTPDDSLPGAPVEAIVAGRHTEVKRRAQALAF
- the thiE gene encoding thiamine phosphate synthase; its protein translation is MPKRSLSDARLYLCTDGRRRQGDLEDFLDAVLAGGVDIVQLREKGLEAREEIALLEVFRDACDRHGALLAVNDRADIAYAARPDVLHLGQDDLPVPVARAILGPDVLIGRSTHSDAEASAAAVEPGVDYFCCGPIWPTPTKPGRPAPGPGLLKHAASLDTARPWFGIGGIGLDTLDEVLSSGVSRVVVVRAITEAGDPGAAAAEFARRLRAS